One Pelecanus crispus isolate bPelCri1 chromosome 14, bPelCri1.pri, whole genome shotgun sequence genomic window carries:
- the STK35 gene encoding serine/threonine-protein kinase 35: METAVADGGRRGTQRARRRRRRAARRGPMAAAAGPGPGPGGGGGSGSGGSAPRYSLLAEIGRGAYGVVYEAVSGRSGARLAVKRIRCDAPENVELALAEFWALTSLRRQHPNVVRFEECVLQRHGLGQRMSHGNKRSQLYLRLVETSLKGERILGYAEEPCYLWFVMEFCEGGDLNQYVLSRRPDPATNKSFMLQLTSAIAFLHKNHIVHRDLKPDNILITEKSGTPVLKVADFGLSKVCAGLTARGKEGGHENKNVNVNKYWLSSACGSDFYMAPEVWEGHYTAKADIFALGIIIWAMIERITFIDAETKKELLGTYIKQGTEIVPVGEALLENPKMELHIPQKRRTSMSEGIKQLLKDMLAANPQDRPDAFELETRMDQVTCAA; the protein is encoded by the exons ATGGAAACGGCGGTGGCGGACGGCGGCCGCCGCGGGACACAaagggcgaggcggcggcggcggagggcggcgcggcggggccccatggcggcggcggcggggcccggccccggccccggtggcggcggcggtAGCGGTAGCGGCGGCAGCGCCCCGCGGTACAGCCTGCTGGCCGAGATCGGCCGCGGGGCCTACGGCGTGGTGTACGAAGCCGTGTCGGGCCGCAGCGGCGCCCGGTTGGCGGTGAAACGGATCCGTTGCGACGCTCCCGAGAACGTGGAGCTGGCGCTGGCGGAGTTCTGGGCCCTGACGAGCCTCCGGCGGCAGCACCCCAACGTGGTGCGCTTCGAGGAGTGCGTCCTGCAGCGGCACGGCCTGGGGCAGCGCATGAGCCACGGCAACAAGCGCAGCCAGCTCTACCTGCGCCTCGTCGAGACCTCCCTCAAAG GTGAGAGGATCCTGGGCTATGCGGAGGAGCCTTGCTACCTCTGGTTCGTCATGGAATTCTGCGAAGGCGGAGACCTCAACCAGTACGTGCTCTCACGAAGGCCCGACCCAGCGACAAACAAGAGCTTCATGCTGCAGCTGACCAGCGCCATTGCCTTCCTGCACAAGAACCATATTGTCCACCGGGACCTGAAACCAGACAACATCCTGATAACTGAGAAGTCTGGCACCCCTGTTCTCAAGGTGGCTGACTTCGGGCTGAGCAAGGTCTGCGCTGGCCTGACTGCTCGGGGCAAGGAGGGTGGGCATGAGAACAAAAATGTGAATGTGAACAAGTACTGGCTGTCTTCGGCTTGCGGCTCCGATTTCTACATGGCACCCGAGGTCTGGGAGGGACACTACACCGCCAAGGCTGACATCTTCGCCCTTGGCATCATCATCTGGGCCATGATTGAGAGGATAACGTTCATCGATGCGGAGACCAagaaggagctgctggggacCTACATCAAGCAGGGGACCGAGATTGTGCCCGTCGGGGAAGCGCTGCTAGAAAACCCAAAGATGGAGCTGCACATCCCTCAGAAACGCAGGACTTCCATGTCTGAGGGGATCAAGCAGCTCTTGAAAGACATGTTGGCTGCTAACCCACAAGATCGACCTGATGCCTTTGAGCTTGAAACCAGAATGGACCAGGTTACATGTGCTGCTTAA